The following coding sequences lie in one Kribbella sp. NBC_00709 genomic window:
- a CDS encoding sunset domain-containing protein translates to MSWLLRHNWLWSLFAFVLGAAITWLLLDRRRPAAPPPQEHVEEEPVLVGAAATQAGPVRQAPLATRPAPVSRAAPTSRAAPATQAAPVAKAGPVVETAKPVEETTAPAEPAEPVFSRVMDSEPTLFDVDTVTAPIAPGRYGEGSADAVPHQGPPDGFTIKGNAQSMLFHTPDSPYYGRTKPEVWFRTEADAERAGFAKYTRRPRKSADPRD, encoded by the coding sequence ATGAGCTGGCTGCTGCGACACAACTGGCTGTGGTCGCTGTTCGCGTTCGTCCTCGGCGCGGCAATCACCTGGCTGCTGCTCGACCGTCGCCGTCCCGCCGCTCCCCCGCCGCAGGAACACGTCGAAGAAGAACCGGTACTGGTCGGAGCCGCAGCAACACAGGCGGGCCCTGTGAGGCAAGCACCCCTAGCAACACGGCCGGCCCCGGTATCGCGTGCAGCCCCGACATCGCGGGCAGCTCCGGCAACGCAAGCCGCGCCGGTCGCGAAGGCCGGCCCGGTTGTGGAGACCGCCAAACCGGTCGAGGAGACCACTGCCCCGGCGGAGCCCGCCGAGCCGGTGTTCTCCCGGGTGATGGATTCGGAGCCGACGCTCTTCGACGTGGACACGGTGACGGCTCCGATTGCGCCCGGACGGTACGGCGAGGGTTCGGCCGACGCCGTACCGCATCAGGGGCCGCCGGACGGGTTCACGATCAAGGGCAACGCCCAGTCGATGCTGTTCCACACCCCTGATTCGCCGTACTACGGGCGGACCAAACCCGAGGTCTGGTTCCGCACCGAGGCCGACGCCGAGCGCGCCGGCTTCGCCAAGTACACCCGCCGCCCGCGCAAGTCCGCGGACCCCCGCGACTGA
- a CDS encoding AAA family ATPase → MSGRAVELPAPLTSFVGREQELASLVQRMGESGLVTLTGGPGSGKSRLAFEAARAVERVVRLVELAPLQRESAVLEAIVGDDAGGHDPTGAAATALDGSVLVLDNAEHVVEHTAEIVAALLSQAPALTILVTSCAADAQAADPEQVAATCTAVDRQATTLLAGTITSYTRTGFAWPRYTARLNAVRAALAG, encoded by the coding sequence GTGAGCGGGCGGGCGGTTGAGCTGCCGGCTCCGTTGACGAGCTTCGTGGGACGCGAGCAGGAGCTTGCTTCACTCGTGCAGCGGATGGGTGAGTCGGGGCTGGTTACGTTGACGGGCGGACCCGGTAGTGGGAAGTCTCGGCTTGCGTTCGAGGCGGCGCGGGCGGTGGAGCGCGTCGTACGGCTGGTTGAACTGGCGCCGTTGCAGCGTGAGAGTGCTGTGCTGGAAGCGATTGTGGGTGATGACGCCGGCGGACACGATCCGACCGGTGCGGCCGCGACCGCGTTGGACGGTTCGGTGCTCGTGCTCGACAACGCGGAGCATGTCGTCGAGCACACCGCGGAGATCGTCGCCGCGTTGCTCAGCCAAGCACCCGCGCTGACCATCCTCGTCACCTCCTGCGCGGCCGACGCCCAGGCGGCCGACCCGGAGCAGGTCGCCGCGACCTGTACGGCGGTCGACCGCCAAGCCACTACTCTGCTCGCCGGAACCATCACGAGCTACACCCGGACCGGCTTCGCCTGGCCCCGCTACACCGCCCGTCTCAACGCCGTACGGGCTGCGCTGGCCGGCTAG
- the treS gene encoding maltose alpha-D-glucosyltransferase, with translation MEVSVTDMLPEQHHGLTKSDPLWFKRAVFYEVLVRSFKDSNADGIGDLQGLTEKLDYLEWLGVDCLWLPPFQPSPLRDGGYDISDYTGVMTEVGSIADFAALMEAAHARGIRLIVDFVMNHTSDQHPWFQASREDPEGPYGDFYVWSDTDDKYTDARIIFVDTEQSNWTWDPVRGQYFWHRFYSNQPDLNFENPAVGDAILEALKFWLDLGVDGFRLDAVPYLFETDGTNCENLPRTHEFLKRVRKEVDANYEDRVLLCEANQWPADVVEYFGDRDSGGDECQMAFHFPVMPRIFMGVRRESRFPISEILAQTPEIPDTCQWGIFLRNHDELTLEMVSDEERDYMWGEYAQDPRMKANIGIRRRLAPLLDNDTNKMELFTALLLSLPGSPILYYGDEIGMGDNIWLGDRDGVRTPMQWSPDRNASFSTATPGKLSLPVIMDPVYGFQAVNVEAEMENASSLLHWTRRMIQTRKQHPCFGMGTFTDLGGSNPSVLSYVREFGDDVVLCVNNLSRFPQPIELDLRQWQGVEPIELLGGVHFPTIGELPYLLTLGAHGFYWFRLAKPADHEESM, from the coding sequence ATGGAGGTGAGCGTGACCGACATGCTGCCGGAGCAGCACCACGGACTGACGAAGAGTGACCCGCTGTGGTTCAAGCGGGCCGTCTTCTACGAGGTCCTCGTGCGGTCCTTCAAGGACTCGAACGCCGACGGCATCGGCGACCTGCAGGGCCTGACCGAGAAACTCGACTATCTCGAGTGGCTCGGCGTGGACTGCCTCTGGTTACCGCCGTTCCAGCCCTCACCGCTGCGCGACGGCGGGTACGACATCTCCGACTACACCGGCGTGATGACGGAGGTCGGCTCGATCGCCGACTTCGCCGCGCTGATGGAGGCCGCGCACGCGCGCGGGATCCGGCTCATCGTCGACTTCGTGATGAACCACACCTCCGACCAGCACCCCTGGTTCCAGGCGTCGCGGGAGGATCCCGAAGGCCCGTACGGCGACTTCTACGTCTGGTCCGACACCGACGACAAGTACACCGACGCGCGGATCATCTTCGTCGACACCGAGCAGTCGAACTGGACCTGGGACCCGGTCCGCGGCCAGTACTTCTGGCACCGGTTCTACTCCAACCAGCCGGACCTGAACTTCGAGAACCCGGCCGTCGGCGACGCGATCCTCGAGGCGCTGAAGTTCTGGCTCGACCTCGGCGTGGACGGGTTCCGGCTGGACGCGGTGCCGTACCTGTTCGAGACCGACGGGACGAACTGCGAGAACCTCCCCCGCACCCACGAGTTCCTCAAGCGGGTCCGCAAGGAGGTCGACGCGAACTACGAGGACCGCGTCCTGCTCTGCGAGGCGAACCAGTGGCCGGCCGACGTGGTCGAGTACTTCGGCGACCGCGACTCCGGCGGCGACGAGTGCCAGATGGCGTTCCACTTCCCGGTGATGCCGCGGATCTTCATGGGCGTCCGCCGGGAGTCCCGGTTCCCGATCTCGGAGATCCTGGCCCAGACACCGGAGATCCCGGACACCTGCCAGTGGGGCATCTTCCTGCGCAACCACGACGAGCTCACCCTCGAGATGGTCAGCGACGAAGAGCGCGACTACATGTGGGGCGAGTACGCGCAGGACCCGCGGATGAAGGCGAACATCGGCATCCGCCGTCGCCTCGCGCCGCTGCTGGACAACGACACCAACAAGATGGAGTTGTTCACCGCGCTGCTGCTCAGCCTGCCCGGCTCGCCGATCCTGTACTACGGCGACGAGATCGGCATGGGCGACAACATCTGGCTGGGCGACCGCGACGGCGTCCGGACCCCGATGCAGTGGTCCCCGGACCGTAACGCCTCGTTCTCCACCGCGACGCCGGGCAAGCTCAGCCTGCCGGTGATCATGGACCCGGTCTACGGCTTCCAGGCGGTGAACGTCGAGGCCGAGATGGAGAACGCCTCGTCGCTGCTGCACTGGACCCGGCGGATGATCCAGACCCGCAAGCAGCACCCGTGTTTCGGCATGGGTACTTTTACGGATCTGGGCGGCTCCAACCCGAGCGTGCTGTCGTACGTGCGCGAGTTCGGCGACGACGTGGTGCTGTGCGTGAACAACCTGTCGAGGTTCCCGCAGCCGATCGAGCTGGATCTGCGGCAGTGGCAAGGAGTGGAACCGATCGAGTTGCTCGGCGGTGTGCACTTCCCGACGATCGGGGAGTTGCCCTACCTTCTGACCCTCGGTGCCCACGGTTTCTACTGGTTCCGGCTGGCGAAGCCGGCTGACCACGAGGAGAGCATGTAG
- the arfA gene encoding channel-forming protein ArfA/OmpATb has translation MHGLVRRPLVIWLLAALAVPVLLTAVLIPARAGTTEDDLRDRTVEALKARGIETASVDFDGRDAKIVVPDSVDPAAVQEIATGVEGVRSVRIEGGSTPTPTPTATSTEPAEESGVPAFEVGRTDQAIRVQAPVQSQAVKDAISAAVEQLLGPDREYDDRTTIDPANGIADAATLSALLRALAIGTGDASVRYDGDTVTLSGQVPDQATKATIGRAAAKAVPGAVLADQLQLPTPTKSAVSEPCRTFQSRLAEFSRQYKINFLSGTSIVNDASKPSVVRAAAVLKSCTTARVEVAGHTDDLGSPATSLPLSERRAAAVKAELVRLGVNPDRILANGYGQAFPIASNATGAGRIANRRAELRVVQGN, from the coding sequence GTGCACGGTCTGGTTCGGCGGCCGCTCGTCATCTGGTTGCTCGCGGCCCTCGCAGTACCTGTGCTGCTGACGGCTGTGCTGATTCCGGCCCGGGCGGGCACCACGGAGGATGACCTTCGCGATCGCACGGTCGAGGCGCTGAAGGCCCGCGGGATCGAGACCGCGTCGGTGGATTTCGACGGCCGGGACGCGAAGATCGTCGTACCTGACAGTGTCGATCCGGCCGCCGTGCAGGAGATCGCGACCGGGGTCGAAGGGGTTCGGTCCGTTCGCATCGAGGGCGGGTCCACACCGACACCTACCCCCACTGCGACGAGCACCGAGCCGGCCGAGGAGTCCGGCGTACCGGCGTTCGAGGTCGGGCGGACGGACCAGGCGATCCGCGTGCAGGCGCCGGTGCAGAGCCAGGCGGTCAAGGACGCGATCTCCGCGGCGGTCGAGCAGTTGCTCGGCCCGGACCGTGAGTACGACGACCGCACCACGATCGACCCGGCCAACGGGATCGCCGACGCCGCCACGCTGTCCGCGCTGCTGCGGGCGCTCGCGATCGGGACGGGCGACGCCTCGGTGCGGTACGATGGGGACACGGTGACGCTGTCCGGTCAGGTGCCGGATCAGGCGACCAAGGCGACGATCGGCCGGGCCGCGGCGAAGGCTGTGCCTGGCGCGGTTCTCGCCGACCAGCTGCAGCTGCCTACGCCGACGAAGTCCGCGGTGAGCGAGCCGTGCCGCACGTTCCAGAGCCGGCTCGCGGAGTTCAGCCGGCAGTACAAGATCAACTTCCTGTCCGGTACTTCGATCGTGAACGACGCGTCGAAGCCGTCCGTGGTGCGCGCTGCCGCCGTACTGAAGTCGTGTACGACGGCGCGTGTCGAGGTGGCCGGTCACACCGACGACCTCGGCTCGCCCGCGACCAGCCTGCCGCTGTCCGAACGCCGGGCCGCGGCGGTGAAGGCGGAGCTGGTGCGGCTCGGGGTGAACCCGGACCGGATCCTGGCGAACGGGTACGGGCAGGCCTTCCCGATCGCTTCCAACGCCACCGGCGCCGGGCGGATCGCGAACCGCCGCGCCGAGCTCCGAGTAGTGCAGGGGAACTGA
- a CDS encoding maltokinase N-terminal cap-like domain-containing protein, which yields MSSHLDQVQSFCAGQRWFGEKGHDVRVEAMATSVWLSDEGAWPAVRIGFVYCAGPPGVETPIRVYQLPLSYHRTPVDNLGHALVGEWAEPDLGDAEVWVYDALHDKDATPYWLDGLTHGRQLDGLEFHPVQAPDHNIVVPEDAQSLVLTVEQSNTSLVFGDVALLKVFRRLEPGSNPGVEIESALTESGSELVPEVLGSARGRWPRAGGGTDAGELAMMTAFQSNATDGWSFATSSVRDLYAEADLHAEEVGGDFAPESHRLGASTAQVHSELAKALGTDIWEPAKLVEHADAMRRRLQKATAAIPELEPYAEGLTRAFDALAAYNQPVTVQRIHGDFHLGQVLRTIDGWKLIDFEGEPAKSLIERRALDTPVKDIAGMLRSFDYAARSLLADHRGDQQIAYRAAEWATRNQQAFCDGYAEVAGTDPREQTVLLNSFLADKVIYEVLYEARNRPTWLQIPLSAAAQLAEQ from the coding sequence GTGAGTTCGCATCTGGACCAGGTCCAGTCCTTCTGCGCGGGCCAGAGGTGGTTCGGCGAGAAGGGACACGACGTCCGCGTCGAAGCGATGGCCACCTCGGTGTGGCTGTCGGACGAGGGCGCCTGGCCGGCGGTCCGGATCGGGTTCGTCTACTGTGCGGGTCCGCCTGGGGTGGAGACCCCGATCCGGGTGTACCAGCTCCCGCTCAGCTACCACCGCACACCGGTCGACAACCTCGGCCATGCGCTGGTCGGTGAGTGGGCGGAGCCGGATCTCGGCGACGCCGAGGTCTGGGTGTACGACGCTCTGCACGACAAGGACGCGACGCCGTACTGGCTGGACGGGCTGACGCACGGACGGCAGCTGGACGGGCTGGAGTTCCATCCCGTCCAGGCTCCGGACCACAACATCGTCGTACCGGAGGACGCGCAGTCGCTGGTCCTCACCGTCGAGCAGAGCAACACGTCGCTGGTGTTCGGCGACGTCGCGCTGCTGAAGGTGTTCCGCCGGCTCGAGCCCGGGAGCAATCCGGGTGTCGAGATCGAGTCGGCGCTCACCGAGTCCGGGTCCGAGCTGGTTCCGGAGGTGCTGGGGTCTGCGCGCGGTAGGTGGCCGCGCGCCGGCGGCGGCACCGATGCGGGTGAGCTGGCGATGATGACGGCGTTCCAGAGCAACGCCACCGACGGCTGGTCGTTCGCGACCTCGTCGGTGCGGGACCTGTACGCCGAGGCCGACCTGCACGCCGAGGAGGTCGGCGGTGATTTCGCGCCCGAGTCGCACCGGCTCGGCGCGAGCACCGCGCAGGTGCACTCGGAGCTGGCCAAGGCGCTCGGCACCGACATCTGGGAGCCGGCCAAGCTGGTGGAGCACGCGGACGCGATGCGTCGCCGGCTGCAGAAGGCCACGGCCGCGATCCCGGAGCTCGAGCCGTACGCCGAGGGTCTGACGCGCGCGTTCGACGCGCTGGCGGCGTACAACCAGCCGGTCACGGTGCAGCGGATCCACGGCGACTTCCATCTCGGACAGGTGCTGCGGACCATCGACGGCTGGAAGCTGATCGACTTCGAGGGCGAGCCGGCCAAGTCGCTGATCGAGCGCCGGGCGCTGGACACCCCGGTGAAGGACATCGCCGGGATGCTGCGCTCGTTCGACTACGCAGCCCGGTCGCTGCTGGCCGACCACCGGGGCGACCAGCAGATCGCGTATCGCGCGGCCGAGTGGGCCACCCGCAACCAGCAGGCCTTCTGCGACGGGTACGCCGAAGTCGCGGGCACCGATCCGCGCGAGCAGACCGTGCTGCTGAACTCGTTCCTCGCCGACAAGGTGATCTACGAGGTGCTGTACGAGGCCCGGAACCGGCCGACCTGGCTGCAGATCCCGCTGTCCGCGGCGGCTCAGTTGGCCGAACAGTAG